One Candidatus Neomarinimicrobiota bacterium genomic region harbors:
- a CDS encoding aminopeptidase P family protein, with product MEKTSMEISRRKFVRNMGLGLASLSLNAKALANNAAGGSEALLINDRNHPKPAPKGYDRLPLSWYQSRVATLMTNLQKEQVDGILLERDVNKVYFSGCFRGSGERSTWVFFPVKEKNAAYWYSPGIDRDLITSWWCTENEYYFCYPHAEGGFPNRGEVIKGKTVNLFGWMLSRLRHRGFEGKVIATDMRFGDQQLRTVSRELPNVRFVNIDDVCLGMRIIKTAEEIALTQRAYRYFDKIHAFARDFILENGTDTNDFEIGQALQAYGISLLMNDISYDGKPHSAVGMEVTSEYVRAGVSTAYPHPNQLFYNPVRRGEPVYVNTDIKLGGCGGEAYRNYQIYPVSKHQEKIWQIVADSVQIMVEETKPGTLCSDVAYKVHKHQVANGMQDYIYHRPGHGTGLNFEGHQAPFLSLGDHSPVEEGMMFSVEPGLYDSKKGVGVNPSDNLLVTKNGAVLMSRVPFSKEWSFLKI from the coding sequence ATGGAGAAAACATCTATGGAAATATCCCGGCGAAAATTTGTAAGAAACATGGGCTTGGGACTGGCCTCTCTAAGTTTGAATGCTAAAGCGCTAGCAAACAATGCGGCTGGAGGATCGGAAGCGCTCCTAATAAATGACAGGAATCATCCTAAACCGGCCCCGAAAGGTTACGACCGTCTTCCGCTGTCTTGGTATCAATCCAGAGTAGCGACACTAATGACAAACCTGCAGAAGGAACAGGTGGATGGAATTCTGTTGGAAAGGGATGTGAATAAAGTTTATTTCTCAGGATGTTTTCGGGGAAGCGGGGAACGGTCAACATGGGTGTTCTTTCCGGTTAAAGAGAAGAATGCTGCCTACTGGTACTCACCAGGGATTGACCGTGATTTGATCACCTCCTGGTGGTGTACTGAGAACGAATATTATTTTTGCTATCCTCATGCCGAAGGGGGATTCCCTAATAGGGGTGAGGTTATAAAAGGAAAAACAGTCAATCTTTTCGGATGGATGCTCAGCCGTCTGCGTCACCGGGGATTTGAAGGGAAAGTGATTGCTACTGATATGCGCTTCGGTGACCAGCAACTGAGAACCGTTTCCAGGGAACTGCCAAACGTCCGGTTCGTGAATATTGATGATGTCTGTCTTGGTATGCGGATAATAAAGACGGCTGAAGAGATTGCACTCACTCAGCGAGCATATCGTTATTTTGATAAGATTCATGCGTTTGCCCGGGATTTCATTCTTGAGAATGGAACAGACACCAACGATTTTGAGATTGGACAAGCGTTGCAGGCATACGGCATCAGTCTGCTCATGAATGATATTTCATACGACGGCAAACCCCACAGTGCTGTTGGGATGGAAGTCACTTCAGAATATGTAAGGGCGGGTGTTTCTACAGCCTATCCGCATCCAAACCAGCTGTTTTATAACCCAGTCAGAAGAGGGGAGCCAGTCTATGTAAATACGGACATTAAACTTGGCGGTTGTGGTGGTGAGGCTTATCGAAATTACCAGATTTACCCTGTATCCAAGCATCAGGAGAAAATATGGCAAATTGTGGCCGACTCTGTTCAGATAATGGTTGAAGAGACAAAACCGGGCACCCTTTGTTCAGACGTTGCCTACAAAGTGCACAAACATCAGGTAGCCAATGGAATGCAGGACTATATCTACCACCGACCTGGTCATGGAACGGGTCTTAATTTTGAAGGTCATCAGGCGCCCTTTCTTTCCCTCGGTGATCATTCACCTGTTGAAGAAGGGATGATGTTCAGTGTGGAACCGGGACTGTATGATTCAAAAAAAGGAGTCGGAGTTAACCCAAGCGATAATCTACTGGTAACAAAAAATGGTGCAGTCCTCATGAGTCGTGTACCGTTCTCAAAAGAGTGGAGTTTCCTTAAGATTTAA
- a CDS encoding DUF2891 domain-containing protein produces the protein MKSKYVWAVVSVLVFTKGCSTPERETTSLLKSLPQVSPPVLDEARAVELVKLSLNCVEREFPYKIGYRFDSEEWIKPHYEVTPSFYGCWDWHSAVHGHWTMTKILRMFPEISVADSIRAKLRNNLSAEKLEAEFRFFTDNEFTKGFERTYGWAWLMRLYSELSTWDDPEGQRWAANMLPLVELLSKKTVEYLEVLSSPLRPGTHRNSAFSFALMYDYATTIGDTDLLEGIQRFSERYFANDTDCPTAYEPSGTDFLSPCLAEAESMSKTMERNAFPAWLDTFLPPMADDRFAPLRTPPVVLDPEDPGIGHLIGLMFHRAWTMNQLASVLPESDTRRELFSRLAAIHAREGYNIMFDSGYGGEHWLATFAVYMMSEYSRLNDTSQTG, from the coding sequence GTGAAAAGCAAATATGTTTGGGCGGTTGTCTCGGTCCTTGTCTTTACAAAGGGCTGTTCCACGCCGGAACGTGAAACTACGTCTCTCCTAAAATCACTGCCTCAAGTTTCACCACCAGTTTTGGATGAGGCGCGGGCTGTGGAGCTGGTGAAACTGTCCCTCAACTGTGTGGAACGGGAATTTCCCTACAAGATTGGTTACAGGTTCGATAGCGAAGAGTGGATCAAGCCGCACTATGAAGTGACCCCGTCATTCTACGGCTGCTGGGACTGGCACTCAGCAGTGCACGGACACTGGACTATGACAAAGATACTTAGGATGTTTCCGGAGATTTCTGTGGCGGACAGTATTCGTGCAAAACTTCGTAACAACCTCAGCGCCGAAAAACTGGAAGCCGAATTCCGTTTCTTTACTGACAATGAGTTCACTAAGGGTTTTGAGCGGACATACGGTTGGGCGTGGCTCATGAGACTGTACAGTGAGCTGTCCACATGGGATGATCCTGAAGGTCAGCGATGGGCTGCAAACATGCTGCCTCTTGTGGAACTGCTGTCAAAGAAAACAGTGGAGTATCTGGAAGTCCTCTCCTCACCGCTTCGGCCGGGAACGCACCGCAATTCGGCATTTTCTTTCGCTCTTATGTACGACTATGCGACAACCATTGGTGACACCGACTTATTGGAGGGCATACAGCGTTTCAGCGAGAGATATTTTGCGAATGATACCGATTGCCCTACAGCCTATGAACCCTCCGGTACCGATTTTCTATCGCCATGCCTGGCTGAAGCCGAATCCATGAGCAAAACAATGGAGAGAAACGCATTCCCGGCCTGGCTGGACACATTTCTCCCGCCAATGGCCGATGACCGGTTCGCACCTCTGAGAACACCGCCGGTGGTACTGGATCCGGAAGATCCGGGCATAGGCCACCTTATCGGCCTCATGTTTCACCGGGCATGGACCATGAACCAGTTGGCGTCCGTGTTACCTGAGTCCGATACACGACGGGAGCTCTTTTCGCGGCTGGCAGCCATCCATGCCCGAGAAGGATACAATATTATGTTCGACAGCGGCTACGGTGGGGAGCACTGGCTGGCCACTTTTGCCGTTTATATGATGTCAGAATACAGCCGGCTCAACGACACTTCTCAGACAGGATAA
- a CDS encoding MFS transporter gives MTDSLVRILRINRAELPLVFLSALYFFCVLCGYFFLRPVREAMGVSRGMSDLRWLFTVTSITSLLAVLAFGGVVARMNRRRFIPLAYLFVMACLLVFAGLLVTDIAAGGGLIGSDTETVVSRLVGYTFYVWLSVINLFVTSIFWAFMVDIFNVDQCKRIFPIIGIGGTLGAISGGWATSVISGITESAYLPVGLMLTGATFFGLAILIILMLDRLAIRSSHSQLTMEQVKNNKEETEKIGGTFWGGVRAIATSPYILAIGVYIILMAISNTMIYFTQASIILNNTDTLSQRVAGFAQFDMLAQIVTLFTQMFITTHLIKRIGIGWTLAILPAVTMIGFAVLSIWTLYGVMAIFQAVHRATRYAVSRPARETLFSVVSTSEKYKAKPIVDVFLYRGGDVAGAGVDGLFAALGLSLTAVATATVPLAGVWGLLSLRLSRAQYARSQATEKPLVEN, from the coding sequence TTGACGGATTCTCTGGTGCGCATCTTACGTATTAACCGGGCTGAACTTCCTCTGGTTTTCCTCTCAGCCCTCTATTTTTTTTGTGTCCTCTGTGGATATTTCTTTCTCAGGCCAGTAAGGGAGGCTATGGGTGTTTCCCGGGGGATGTCTGATCTGCGATGGCTTTTTACAGTTACATCTATCACATCCCTCCTGGCCGTACTGGCTTTTGGGGGTGTGGTGGCTAGGATGAATCGCCGCCGATTCATTCCCCTAGCTTACCTTTTTGTTATGGCATGTCTCCTTGTTTTCGCAGGATTACTGGTCACCGATATAGCAGCAGGGGGAGGTTTAATAGGATCGGATACAGAGACCGTTGTTTCCCGCCTGGTAGGGTATACTTTTTACGTATGGCTCAGTGTAATAAATCTTTTTGTCACCAGTATTTTCTGGGCCTTTATGGTCGATATATTCAACGTTGATCAATGTAAAAGAATTTTCCCCATTATTGGCATAGGTGGGACGCTGGGAGCCATCTCAGGCGGTTGGGCCACCAGTGTCATAAGTGGTATAACTGAATCGGCTTACCTGCCTGTGGGGCTCATGCTGACGGGAGCCACCTTTTTCGGGTTGGCAATTCTCATCATCCTGATGCTGGATCGTCTTGCAATTCGGTCATCTCATTCACAACTCACCATGGAGCAGGTGAAAAATAATAAGGAAGAAACTGAAAAGATCGGTGGCACATTTTGGGGTGGTGTGAGAGCAATTGCCACCTCTCCATATATTCTTGCGATTGGTGTTTACATCATACTCATGGCAATTTCTAACACAATGATTTATTTCACCCAGGCAAGCATTATCCTAAATAATACGGATACGCTCAGCCAAAGAGTTGCAGGATTTGCACAGTTCGATATGCTGGCCCAGATAGTCACACTGTTTACTCAGATGTTTATTACCACTCACCTTATTAAGAGAATAGGTATCGGGTGGACCCTGGCTATATTGCCAGCAGTGACTATGATCGGTTTCGCTGTCCTTTCCATTTGGACCCTTTACGGGGTGATGGCAATTTTCCAGGCAGTACACCGGGCGACACGGTATGCTGTTTCAAGACCAGCGAGAGAGACGTTGTTCAGTGTAGTTTCCACTTCAGAAAAATATAAAGCAAAACCTATTGTTGATGTATTTCTATATCGCGGCGGAGATGTGGCAGGCGCAGGGGTGGATGGTTTGTTTGCAGCTTTGGGGTTGTCACTCACGGCTGTTGCCACGGCCACCGTACCCCTGGCAGGTGTCTGGGGGCTGCTATCTCTGCGGTTGAGCCGAGCTCAATATGCAAGAAGCCAGGCAACAGAAAAGCCGCTTGTTGAGAACTAA
- a CDS encoding S9 family peptidase → MKTVNFVLSICLLLLIVFLFITDYHLSSNSPKDLTGNDYARAEQFLPWNTYNMVSGDEVVPRFLEDGRFWFRSHTESGHEFVLVDPATKNREVAFDHDRLAAGLSALTDTTYEGHKLPFREFRFLERENSIQFFISDSIRWTCNTSSYECLSPDTVHKRQVWERPSPDGQWLVFERDENLWTRNVISGKEKQLSLDGENDYGYGVVPEGCCQEITNRRRGRKLSPRLKWSPDSRRIVAHRYDERNVKRLHLLEAADGRPMLHSYAYAMPGDSIIPTAEAWIFDIQAGVSRQVDVEPQPGGFTSNDTVYSVVQWTSDSKRLFYTTRSRDYKTYRLYNVDARTGQATQVLEEVGSTYVELNQFTRYRPAWRVMGNGSEFIWWSERDGWGHLYLYDGSGKLNNRITSGAWLVTDVIHVDEDERKVYFTAVGKEEVGNPYYQYLYKINLDGSDLQLLSLENAAHTIKPFPSGKLFIDQYSTPDAPPIAVVRSSNGEIILEFESGNISRLEKAGWKPPVTFNAKGRDGVTDVYGLLWFPSDYDVAKSYPIIDYIYPGPQVGSVSFYTFSANGRGNARALAELGFIVFAVDAFGTPFRSKSFHDFYYENMRDNGLPDHISAIKQLAARYPQMDLDRVGIFGHSGGGFSSTDAIFSYPDFFKVAVSGAGNHDNRGYHFAWGEKYQGLLAKREDDTDSYDSQANQNIANNLQGKLLLHYGTLDDNVHPNMTHRVIEELIENNKDFDMFVLPNRNHSYANEPYVLRRTWDYFVEHLLEVGPPEEYRLSEPSEEYKLMRSRR, encoded by the coding sequence ATGAAGACTGTTAACTTTGTCCTCTCGATCTGTCTTTTATTACTCATTGTATTTCTATTTATTACTGATTATCACCTGAGTTCAAATTCGCCTAAGGATTTAACAGGAAATGATTATGCGCGGGCAGAGCAATTTCTTCCCTGGAATACATACAATATGGTTTCTGGAGATGAAGTTGTTCCTCGGTTCTTGGAAGATGGCCGATTTTGGTTCCGCAGTCATACGGAATCGGGACATGAGTTTGTTCTGGTGGATCCTGCAACAAAAAATCGAGAAGTTGCATTCGACCATGACCGTTTGGCTGCGGGTCTTTCAGCTTTAACGGATACTACTTATGAAGGCCACAAACTTCCGTTCAGAGAATTCAGATTCTTGGAAAGAGAGAATTCAATACAATTCTTTATATCTGATTCAATCCGTTGGACTTGCAACACTTCAAGTTACGAGTGTTTATCCCCCGACACAGTGCATAAGCGTCAAGTCTGGGAAAGGCCCTCACCTGATGGACAATGGTTGGTGTTTGAGAGAGATGAGAATCTTTGGACTCGCAATGTTATAAGTGGTAAAGAAAAACAACTTAGTTTGGATGGAGAAAATGATTATGGCTATGGTGTTGTTCCTGAGGGGTGTTGTCAGGAAATCACAAATCGTCGCCGTGGACGAAAATTGTCTCCAAGACTTAAATGGTCTCCAGATTCACGCCGAATTGTTGCTCATCGTTATGATGAGAGAAACGTTAAGCGGTTGCATCTATTAGAAGCGGCAGATGGACGCCCGATGCTTCATTCTTATGCTTATGCAATGCCCGGTGATTCAATTATTCCCACAGCTGAAGCTTGGATATTTGATATCCAAGCGGGAGTTTCAAGACAAGTAGATGTGGAACCTCAGCCTGGTGGTTTTACTAGCAATGACACAGTTTATAGTGTTGTACAGTGGACATCAGATTCAAAAAGACTTTTCTATACGACAAGGAGCAGAGATTATAAAACTTATCGTCTGTATAATGTAGATGCTCGGACTGGTCAAGCTACACAAGTTTTAGAAGAGGTTGGTTCAACCTATGTTGAGCTAAATCAATTTACTCGCTATCGCCCGGCCTGGCGTGTTATGGGCAACGGCTCAGAATTTATATGGTGGTCTGAGCGAGATGGCTGGGGGCATCTATATCTTTATGACGGATCTGGCAAACTCAATAATCGCATTACATCAGGAGCTTGGCTGGTTACGGATGTGATTCATGTTGATGAAGATGAACGTAAAGTCTATTTCACTGCGGTTGGTAAAGAAGAAGTTGGCAACCCATATTACCAGTATTTATACAAAATCAACTTGGATGGCTCAGATTTGCAATTACTTTCACTAGAAAATGCCGCCCACACAATCAAGCCGTTTCCTTCAGGAAAATTGTTTATTGATCAGTATTCCACACCGGATGCTCCTCCAATTGCTGTGGTTAGATCTTCAAATGGAGAAATAATTCTTGAATTTGAATCAGGCAATATATCACGGCTTGAAAAAGCTGGATGGAAACCACCTGTGACATTTAATGCAAAGGGCAGGGATGGTGTAACGGACGTTTATGGGTTACTTTGGTTTCCATCTGATTATGATGTCGCAAAAAGCTATCCCATTATTGATTATATCTACCCCGGGCCTCAAGTAGGCTCCGTGTCATTCTATACGTTTTCAGCAAATGGACGAGGCAATGCAAGAGCGCTAGCTGAATTGGGCTTTATTGTTTTTGCAGTGGATGCTTTTGGCACACCATTTAGGTCTAAATCATTTCATGATTTTTATTATGAAAATATGAGAGACAATGGACTGCCTGATCATATTTCGGCAATTAAACAGCTTGCCGCACGCTATCCTCAAATGGATTTGGATCGTGTGGGAATATTCGGTCATTCTGGAGGTGGTTTTTCATCGACAGATGCAATCTTTAGCTATCCAGACTTCTTTAAAGTGGCAGTATCCGGTGCTGGTAACCATGACAATCGCGGATATCACTTTGCATGGGGTGAAAAATATCAGGGTTTATTGGCGAAACGAGAAGATGATACGGACAGCTACGATAGTCAAGCGAACCAGAATATTGCCAATAATCTGCAAGGTAAATTGTTACTTCATTATGGTACTCTGGATGACAATGTTCATCCTAATATGACTCACAGAGTTATAGAAGAACTCATAGAAAACAACAAGGATTTTGACATGTTTGTTCTTCCTAATCGTAACCACTCATATGCTAATGAGCCATATGTTCTTCGAAGAACGTGGGATTATTTTGTTGAGCATTTGTTGGAGGTAGGTCCTCCTGAGGAATACCGACTATCCGAACCTTCTGAAGAATATAAACTTATGAGAAGTCGCCGATAG
- a CDS encoding NADPH-dependent oxidoreductase has translation MKYLVISSGLRQQGNSWEMANLCCERLRESEEKAEVLCLSDHEMPFCDGKAYVDHPTTQLFRDKVEAAQGIILATPVYNFDSNSAAKNFIEITGQVWENKVVGFLCAAGGDRSYMSIMTLANSLMLDFRCIIIPRFVYASGSAFSDGAVIDETVVNRINKLADELVRFTTSLNRS, from the coding sequence ATGAAATATTTGGTCATCAGTTCCGGACTCCGTCAGCAAGGCAACAGCTGGGAAATGGCAAACCTCTGCTGTGAACGGCTGCGGGAAAGTGAGGAGAAAGCGGAAGTTCTCTGTCTCAGCGACCACGAGATGCCTTTCTGTGATGGGAAGGCTTATGTTGATCACCCCACCACACAACTGTTCAGAGACAAGGTCGAAGCGGCTCAGGGAATTATTCTGGCCACACCGGTATACAATTTCGACTCCAACTCAGCAGCAAAGAATTTCATCGAGATCACGGGACAGGTGTGGGAGAACAAAGTGGTGGGTTTTCTCTGTGCTGCAGGTGGAGACAGGAGCTATATGTCCATCATGACACTGGCCAATTCTCTCATGCTTGATTTCCGGTGTATCATTATCCCACGGTTCGTATACGCATCAGGCAGCGCCTTTTCTGATGGTGCCGTCATCGATGAAACTGTTGTGAACAGGATCAATAAACTTGCTGATGAATTGGTCCGTTTTACCACAAGTTTGAACAGAAGTTGA
- a CDS encoding FKBP-type peptidyl-prolyl cis-trans isomerase, with translation MDQNEDKGDLIIEDLVVGQGVEAKEGNVIRVNYTGWLENGTQFDSSLSPGRDPLVITLGAGQVIQGWDEGIPGMKVGGKRRLTIPPHLGYGNRAVGAIPANSTLIFEVDLLGVN, from the coding sequence ATGGATCAAAATGAAGATAAAGGAGACCTGATCATCGAGGATCTTGTTGTAGGGCAGGGGGTTGAAGCGAAAGAGGGAAATGTAATTAGAGTGAATTACACAGGTTGGCTTGAGAATGGAACTCAGTTCGACTCTTCGTTGTCTCCCGGCCGCGATCCTTTGGTTATCACACTTGGTGCTGGCCAGGTGATCCAGGGATGGGACGAAGGCATCCCCGGTATGAAGGTTGGCGGCAAACGCAGATTGACGATTCCACCTCATTTGGGTTATGGGAATCGGGCTGTTGGTGCAATACCGGCAAACTCTACCTTGATCTTTGAAGTTGACCTGCTTGGTGTAAATTAG
- a CDS encoding peptidase S51 — MQEARQQKSRLLRTNISISSMVKLLRTVFSLLSAVFWLTCSTAPQPINPDLWAPVQGPEKGHLVIAGGGMLDGTGILEKFVELAGGERAEIVVIPTAGTDLYIGFPDREKKLRAMFLDRGAAMVEVLHTRDPNEADNTEFAIAVMTATGVWFTGGRQWRLVDAYANTATLEAIRGVLARGGVIGGSSAGATIQGAYLVRGDTSGNTIMMGDHKEGFSFITNSAIDQHLLRRNRQFDMYSVLAKHPSLLGIGLDEGTAIVVNNYQCEVIGKSYVAIYNGSLNSEEFPMLSQNDFRPFHLLREGDRFDLAKRTMIREEIE, encoded by the coding sequence ATGCAAGAAGCCAGGCAACAGAAAAGCCGCTTGTTGAGAACTAATATTTCAATTTCTTCTATGGTGAAATTGTTACGTACAGTTTTTTCTCTATTGAGTGCGGTCTTTTGGCTAACATGCTCTACTGCTCCCCAACCTATTAATCCTGACCTGTGGGCGCCGGTTCAAGGACCGGAGAAGGGGCACCTTGTCATTGCTGGTGGAGGCATGCTGGATGGAACAGGAATTCTAGAAAAATTTGTGGAACTGGCTGGAGGTGAAAGGGCGGAAATCGTTGTCATCCCTACCGCCGGGACTGACCTGTATATAGGATTTCCTGATAGAGAGAAAAAATTAAGGGCCATGTTCCTGGATCGTGGCGCTGCCATGGTTGAGGTTCTTCATACTCGGGATCCCAACGAAGCTGACAATACTGAATTTGCTATAGCTGTTATGACCGCCACAGGTGTCTGGTTCACCGGTGGCCGCCAGTGGCGGCTGGTGGATGCATACGCCAACACCGCAACGCTGGAAGCGATTCGGGGTGTTCTGGCTCGGGGTGGAGTCATTGGAGGCTCTTCCGCCGGGGCCACCATTCAGGGGGCATATTTGGTAAGGGGCGACACCAGTGGCAATACCATCATGATGGGAGATCACAAGGAAGGATTCTCCTTTATCACAAATTCTGCCATCGACCAGCACCTCTTGAGGCGCAACCGGCAGTTCGATATGTATTCCGTATTAGCCAAACATCCCAGTTTGTTAGGGATTGGCCTTGATGAGGGTACAGCCATTGTGGTGAATAACTATCAGTGTGAAGTGATAGGGAAGAGCTATGTAGCCATTTACAACGGTTCATTAAACAGTGAAGAATTCCCCATGCTGAGCCAGAACGATTTCCGGCCATTCCATCTGTTGCGGGAAGGGGATAGATTTGATCTGGCAAAGAGAACTATGATCAGGGAGGAGATAGAGTGA
- a CDS encoding aldo/keto reductase, whose protein sequence is MKNKSNSFSRRDMLKLTTCAGVGVALGKIPVFAQASKLKDIIRRPIPSSGEKIPIVGIGTARRYNVGTSSKERAPLKEVLKRFADMGGTVVDTAPSYGTAETVVGDLVDELGYRDKLFFATKVRKPDAESGTQELEESFKILKTKTIDLLQIHNMIGIDTMLPIVREWKDEGRIRYVGVSTSRGRQYPDFIKMMEKEDLDFIQVNYSLQARTSAERILPLAKDRGMAVLINVPYGRGRLFSRVGDRSLPDWASEADINSWGHFFLKYILSHPAVTCVIPGTAKLKYLTDSMGAAQGRMPDKAMRKQMEEFFDGLPS, encoded by the coding sequence ATGAAAAATAAGTCCAACAGTTTTTCCAGAAGAGATATGCTAAAACTCACCACCTGTGCTGGTGTAGGCGTTGCTTTAGGGAAGATCCCTGTATTTGCTCAAGCATCAAAGTTGAAAGATATTATCCGGCGTCCTATACCTTCGTCGGGTGAAAAAATTCCCATCGTGGGGATCGGCACTGCTCGACGATACAATGTGGGGACGTCATCTAAGGAACGGGCGCCGTTGAAAGAAGTGCTTAAGCGTTTTGCCGATATGGGCGGCACAGTTGTGGATACTGCTCCATCATATGGTACGGCAGAAACAGTTGTGGGAGATCTGGTCGATGAACTAGGCTATCGGGACAAACTGTTTTTTGCCACAAAAGTGCGTAAGCCGGATGCTGAAAGTGGGACTCAAGAACTTGAAGAGTCGTTTAAGATACTGAAAACCAAAACAATAGACCTTCTTCAAATTCACAATATGATTGGTATCGACACGATGCTTCCTATAGTTAGAGAGTGGAAAGATGAAGGACGTATACGGTATGTGGGTGTAAGCACTTCACGAGGGCGTCAGTACCCCGATTTTATCAAGATGATGGAAAAAGAAGATCTCGATTTCATCCAGGTGAACTATTCACTGCAGGCTCGAACGTCAGCTGAGCGAATCCTTCCGTTGGCAAAAGACCGTGGTATGGCAGTGCTGATAAATGTTCCGTATGGTCGAGGACGTCTGTTTAGCAGGGTGGGCGATCGATCTCTTCCTGATTGGGCATCGGAAGCAGATATCAATAGCTGGGGTCATTTTTTTCTGAAATATATTCTATCCCATCCAGCCGTAACCTGCGTAATTCCCGGTACTGCAAAGCTGAAATACTTGACCGACAGTATGGGGGCAGCCCAGGGAAGGATGCCGGATAAAGCCATGAGGAAACAGATGGAAGAGTTTTTTGACGGGCTGCCCTCTTAA